One Ranitomeya imitator isolate aRanImi1 chromosome 4, aRanImi1.pri, whole genome shotgun sequence genomic window, ctgctatgggacagtttgaacgttgcagagccactatgtgccacagctatgggacagtttctacgttgcagagccactatgtgccactgctatgggacagtttgaatgttgcagagccactatgtgccacagctatgggacagtttgaatgttgcagagccactatgtgccacagctatgggacagtttgaacgttgcagagccactatgtgccacagctatgggacagtatgaacggtgaaaagtactatgtggcacagctaactgctgaccgaactttttttttccttcacagaggcaaagagacagcgccgccgtagacacgaggcatcacacaccgcctctgaagtcccagagccctccgggtcaaagacaactgatcctagtaggttcccacaataatgtgatttgggtttggttgcaggtcccctcctcccccccccccccccggcagccagtgttgccatatatgctgacagaccttttttttttttttttcccttcacagaggcaaagacacagcaccaccgccgccacgaggcatcccgcccagcctcttctggctctgtgccctccgggtcaactcctccagatcctagtaggttcccacaaaaatgttatttggattttgtttctggtccccttcccccccccccggcagccagtgtggccatatatgctaacagacctttttcaaaaattttttttttttcttcacagaggcaaagacacagcaccgccgccgccacgaggcatcccgcccagcctcttctggctctgtgccctcagggtccaatgtcccggagccctccgggtcaactcctccagatcctagtaggttcccacaaaaatgttatttggattttgtttctggtccccttcccccccccggcagccagtgttgccatatatgctaacagaacttttaaaaaaatttttttttttttttttcttcacagagtcaaagacacagcaccaccgccgccacgaggcatcccgcccagcctctcctggatctgtgccctccgggtcaactcctccagatcctagtaggttcccacaattatgtgatttggattaagttgcaggtcccctcttaacaccccccccctcccccggcagccactgttgccatatatgctgacagaccttgttttgtttttttccttcacagaggctaagagacagcgccgccgccgacagcacgaggcattcaacagcgactcagatcccgaagtgccctccgtgcctcaacattctagtaggttcccacaattaagttatttggattttgttgcaggaccactctttcacccccaacccaaacaacCACCAAACCCcccctttgcttattttttttattttttttcattcacagaagcaaagacacatcgggagattacagtgttattaatgttatgttttttgacccacagctctcgtcactgtcaacaaagaggatattgaagccggcatagacaagttactccacactatggcacatattcaggagcagcacaatgtggcaatggaggagctgcagaagctgcgggacatgtgccagcagttgtaggcgggccaataatccattttttgttgttccaattaaaagatttagttaaactttcattcgattttttttttttagttaactgtacatgaatttgttacgttaatttgttccctcatacagtgctgtgattgagacacaccaatcaaaaagtagtgatagaatgtataataaaagcttttatttcaaacattattttaacaagacaaaaaaaaaaaagggatgtaaaagtagttaggaaatcacaaattctgatacgacgattgttccggctgaaaattttggtgcctgatgggcgaagccatatgtaaaggtattggtgtgtaggagttattagggggtggctggccgaagtgggaaacgtgaggattgtgtcgcatcgatgtctgaccctgtgaccaaccattgaaatttgatggctctgtccgctgtattggccgggaagagaccaaacaagtgttcttgtccaaatcgccatcagtacccttgtttactgcttccagaatcagacgctctgctagtattctttggttgtcgtccatttttgccagtttgtcaaccacatagtgtccaaacccctctaacgcagggctaacatttcttgtcaacaccttctttgccaggctcaatagttcatttgaggcgtctgaggtggctttccgttttctttgaacttgcctcgattgactcctggcaggtgcagcctccactagatctgttgttgtgcagtcctgtgaacagtcaagtgtactctcctgcgcactgtcatcctgggggggggaaaaaaaaaaaaagttatgaacccggcaacaaaaagtagtaccaccataaccgcatccaaactatatattcgtagtagagcgagtgtgagcgagctgagtgtgaccagagcgtaagtgtggacgccggtaagtgtgacttgtgattcagtgaagaggtatttggaaagcctttaacaaatacctgtgtgaattggtgtgagttgctgaattgggggtagctatattcataagggttaacttagggtgggggctcatagttaagggtttataaggggcagctgtttggggctcaagtcctttttgaaagtgcatttgaacagcaaggttgattgctgttgaggggaactaggaaaaaaaaaaaaaaaaaaaatctctataaatcttcagcagagcgagtgtgagcgagctgagtgtgaccagagcgtaagtgtggacgccggtaagtgtgacttgtgattcagtgaagaggtatttggaaagcctttaacaaatacctgtgtgaattggtgtgagttgctgaattgggggtagctatattcataagggttaacttagggtgggggctcatagttaagggtttataaggggcagctgtttggggctcaagtcctttttgaaagtgcatttgaacagcaaggttgattgctgttgaggggaactaggaaaaaaaaaaaaaaaaaaaaatctctataaatcttcagcagagcgagtgtgagcgagctgagtgtgaccagagcgtaagtgtggacgccggtaagtgtgacttgtgattcagtgaagaggtatttggaaagcctttaacaaatacctgtgtgaattggtgtgagttgctgaattgggggtagctatattcataagggttaacttagggtgggggctcatagttaagggtttataaggggcagctgtttggggctcaagtcctttttgaaagtgcatttgaacagcaaggttgattgctgttgaggggaactaggaaaaaaaaaaaaaaaaaaaatctctataaatcttcagcagagcgagtgtgagcgagctgagtgtgaccagagcgtaagtgtggacgccggtaagtgtgacttgtgattcagtgactttggagtcagggagttttcaggggaggaattactgaattgctgtctgatttttatcaatactttgtatttatttttttttttttattgaactgttctgtctggtgcaatccccattaggaaatgtgctccacgattgttaatgccatccagtgcacatcttgccacatgtatgcagtccttgagcagccgatcgagggtgcatactgctgtgcgagatgtgagcacgttgtgcatttggaaacccagattctgactctaaatgtgcagctggcaacactgagatccatagacaacatggagaggagtcttctgctcacggagcagacgctcaatgggacagatgaggggggggatggtgggatggagctgcaggacaatgaagtagcaagctgggtgacagttaggaagcggggtagagggaagagtgccagggaggctagtcctgatctggaacaccccaataagtttgctaagttggcagatgaggggggtgccagtacaggggtagcactgctgcagccaggcatgtcctctgaaagccggaggagtgactgctccagtaaggagggaaataggagagcagggcaggccagacaggtgctggtagtgggcgactcaattattaggggaacagatagggcaatctgtcacaaagacagggatcgtcgaacggtgtgctgcctacctggcgctcgagtccgacacatcgctgatcgggtggacagattattgggaggggctggtgaggacccagcggtcatggtgcacattggcactaatgacaaagttagaggtaggtggaaggtccttaaagatgatttcagggaattaggctgcaagctgaaagcaaggacctccaacgtggtattttccgaaatactgccggtaccacgtgccacgccagagaggcaacgggagattagggaggttaataagtggctcaagaattggtgtaggaaagaggggtttgggttcctgcagaactgggccgacttctcagttggctacaggctctacgctagggacgggctgcacctcaatggggagggtgcagctgtgctgggggagagaatggctagaaggttggaggagtgtttaaactaggaattgggggggagggtattcattttataggaggggaagatagtgcagacagagtcctgggcacaaataaggaagttgggggtggcggtggcatggggggtggggtcagaacagttaataatttaagaaatagaagtacagagaggaacataaagtgcatgtatactaatgccagaagcctcgccaacaaaatggacgaattagaactaatgttgttggagcataattatgacatggtggggatatctgaaacgtggctggatgagagccatgactgggctgttaacttgcagggctatagcctgttcagaaatgaccgtacagataagcgagggggaggggtgtgtctatatgtaaaatcatccttaaaacccatcctgcgcgataatataggtgaatttaatgaaaatgtagaatccctgtgggtggagataaggggagggggaaaaaataataaattactgataggggtttgttataaatctccaaaaataatggaagcaatggagaatatcctcgtaaagcaaatagatgaagctgcgactcaaggagaagtcattattatgggggacttcaactaccctgaaatagattggggaacagaaacctgcagttccagcaaaggtaatcggtttttgacaattatgagagacaattacctttcacaactggttcaggacccaacaagaaggggggcactgctagacctaatattaaccaacaggccagaccgcatatcaaatataagggttgggggttacttgggaaatagcgatcacaaaataataagttttcatgtatcctttaaaaagatgtgtagtagaggggttacaaggacactaaacttcaggagggcaaatttcaaacggatgagagaggatcttggtgcaattaactgggacgatatcctgagacacaaaaatacacagagaaaatgggagacgtttattagcatcctggataggacctgtgcacagtatataccgtatgggaataaacatactagaaataggaggaaaccaatatggctaaatagagctgtaaggggcgcaataagggacaaaaagaaagcatttagagaattaaaggaagtaggtagcgaggaggcattaaataaatacagaaaattaaataaattctgtaaaaagcaaatcaaggcagcaaagattgagacagagagactcattgccagagagagtaaaaataatcctaaaatattctttaactacataaatagtaagaaactaaaaaatgatagtgttggcccccttaaaaatagtctgggtgagatggtggatgaggatgaggaaaaagccaatatgctaaatgactttttttcatcagtatttacacaagaaaatcccatggcagacaaaatgtctagtgataaaaattcccaattaaatgtcacctgcttaacccagcaggaagtgcggcggcgtctaaaaatcactaaaattgacaaatctccgggcccggatgggatacaccctcgagtactgcaggaattaagtacagtcattgatagaccattatttttaatctttaaagactccataataacagggtttgtgccacaggactggcgtatagcaaatgtggtgccaatattcaaaaagggaacaaaaactgaactcggaaactataggccagtaagcttaacctctactgtgggtaaaatcctggagggcattctaagggacgctatactggagtatctgaagaggaataacctcatgacccagtatcagcacgggtttactagggaccgttcatgtcagactaatttgatcagtttctatgaagaggtaagttccggattggaccaagggaacccagtggatgtagtgtatatggacttttcaaaagcttttgatacggtgccacacaaaaggttgatacataaaatgagaataatggggataggggaaaatatgtgcaagtgggttgagagctggctcagggataggaaacaaagggtggttattaatggagcacactcggactgggtagcggttagcagtggggtaccacaggggtcagtattgggccctcttctttttaacatatttattaatgaccttgtagggggcattcagagtagaatttcaatatttgcagatgacactaaactctgcagggtaatcaatacagaggaggacaattttatactacaggatgatttatgtaaactagaagcttgggctgataaatggcaaatgagctttaatggggataaatgtaaggtcatgcacttgggtagaagtaataagatgtataattatgtgcttaattctaaaactctgggcaaaaccgtcaatgaaaaagacctgggtgtatgggtggatgacaaacttaaattcagtggccagtgtcaggcagctgctacaaaggcaaataaaataatgggatgcattaaaagaggcatagatgctcatgaggagaatataattttacctctatacaagtcactagttcgaccacacttagaatactgtgcacagttctggtctccggtgtataagaaagacatagctgaactggagcgggtgcagagaagagcgaccaaggttattagaggactggggggtctgcaataccaagataggttattacacttggggctatttagtttggaaaaacgaagactaaggggtgatctcattttaatgtataaatatatgaggggacagtacaaagacctttctgatgatctttttaatcatagacctgaaacagggacaagggggcatcctctgcggttggaggaaaaaaggtttaagcataataacagacatggattctttactgtaagagcagtgagactatggaactctctgccatgtgatgttgtaatgagtgattcgttacttaaatttaagaggggactggatacctttctggaaaagtataatgttacagggtatatacactagattccttgatagggcgttgatccagggaactagtctgattgccgtatgtggagtcgggaaggaatttttttccccaatgtggagcttactctttgcacatggggtttttttgccttcctctggatcaacatgttagggcatgttaggttaggctatgggttgaactagatggacatatagtcttccttcaaccttaataactatgtaactatgtaactatgtaactatgtaggtaacaaaaagattataatatatttgatgcttagtaatattctttaaccctcccttttattgaatactttgaactacactgttctgactgctatgggaacctgaccaatatttaatagtctaaatagtctcaacaagagtacatcggcagcttgacgcgatactattttctatattgcttcgatggtatggtttacatatatctccatttcatacatattacgtTCCCCTTATAATTCTTGACTgcaacagggttacttatgtgtacatgtttttgtaacaactttaaactgatgtgataatcagaagtataaaacctaaaatgcagagaaaaattatgtaattataggacacattggtgaactttcgtccaaagagctacttacttgttgcccttgtgactcctgctcggcgtggttctccgaaactattggttccacaggtgccaacaatcgaagacacgttgaagtccgtggcacctcttggtccctcagaaaattaagatgctcaaaataccacagtttgggaacataaacttcttcagtggaagctccggaccttgtagtctgaagaaccttgttcagctccttcctccagaccgtgcggagcgcctggattttctttttaataactgcttcgttagctgcctcatctggtgcctgacgattgtaaagctcaatgagctgtaagtaaccctccctcctcttttccctgttacaatactcaggagattttattttccagaggcagggaaaagactgataaatctcgatgaaatcccggatgaactccacacgatttgacatctaaaaagtaattaaaaaaaaaaattacatggttgacaaagcgtcctattaacaatacttttgccagtgtgccaaacgcttaacaacagcagccacacaaagcgctcatgcctaccatcgcttcttccatctgccgcgcctatagtccaccataacccaaaacagtgtaccgcccgcttccctacagcagccacacaaagcgctcatggtgaccatacattgtaccatctgccacgctctaactcaacagacacaaccggtcataagcagtcacaacagcgtaccatccgcatcgcttcagcggtggaacgaagcggtcatgccgaacaaactgagttccatctaccacgctgtagcccaccagtcacgaccagtcacgaccagtcacaacagcgtaccatccgcatcgcttcttcaatctgccgcgcctatagtccaccataacccaaaacagtgtaccgcccgcttccctacagcagccacacaaagcgctcatggtgaccatacattgtaccatctgccacgctgtagcgcaacagacacaaccggtcataagcagtcacaacagcgtaccatccgcatcgcttcagcggtggaacgaagcggtcatgccgaacaaactgagttccatctaccacgctgtagcccaccagtcacgaccagtcacaacagcgtaccatccgcatcgcttcttcaatctgccgcgcctatagtccaccataacccaaaacattgtaccgcccgcttccctacagcagccacacaaagcgctcatggtgaccatacattgtaccatctgccacgctgtagcgcaacagacacaaccggtcataagcagtcacaacagcgtaccatccgcatcgcttcagcggtggaacgaagcggtcatgccgaacaaactgagttccatctaccacgctgtagcccaccagtcacgaccagtcacaacagcgtaccatccgcatcgcttcttccatctgccgcgcctatagtccaccataacccaaaacagtgtaccgcccgcttccttacagcagccacacaaagcgctcatggtgaccatacattgtgccatctgccacgctctagctcatcacacacaaccggtcataagcagtcacaccagcgtaccatccgcatcgcttcagcggtggaacgaagcggtcatgccgaacaaactgagttccatctaccacgctgtagcccaccagtcacgaccagtcacgaccagtcacaacagcgtaccatccgcatcgcttcttcaatctgccgcgcctatagtccaccataacccaaaacagtgtaccgcccgcttccctacagcagccacacaaagcgctcatggtgaccatacattgtaccatctgccacgctgtagcgcaacagacacaaccggtcataagcagtcacaacagcgtaccatccgcatcgcttcagcggtggaacgaagcggtcatgccgaacaaactgagttccatctaccacgctgtagcccaccagtcacaaccagtcacaacagcgtaccatccgcatcgcttcttcaatctgccgcgcctatagtccaccataacccaaaacagtgtaccgcccgcttccctacagcagccacacaaagcgctcatggtgaccatacattgtaccatctgccacgctgtagcgcaacagacacaaccggtcataagcagtcacaacagcgtaccatccgcatcgcttcagcggtggaacgaagcggtcatgccgaacaaactgagttccatctaccacgctgtagcccaccagtcacgaccagtcacaacagcgtaccatccgcatcgcttcttccatctgccgcgcctatagtccaccataacccaaaacagtgtaccgcccgcttccttacagcagccacacaaagcgctcatggtgaccatacattgtgccatctgccacgctctagctcatcacacacaaccggtcataagcagtcacaccagcgtaccatccgcatcgcttcagcggtggaacgaagcggtcatgccgaacaaactgagttccatctaccacgctgtagcccaccagtcacaaccaagcacaacagcgtaccatctgccacattgtagccctccagtcacaacagtgtaccatccacttcgcttcagtggtggaacgaagcactcatgccgtccatacagcgttccatccaccacgcccaagcggtttacatacctcgaagcagcggtgcaaagcgtggtatattcagcgaggtacaaaattccgatgtccaggtccaccaagtgtccaagtacgaagtgaagaaaggaaattttgaaagcagtgaagtggcattgggaacaatagcgctcaggtgacaaattttccaaccaattgtgtgcacagaacctttggcctatcaccacactaactagtggcacaacacgccccttgtgaacaacgtcacgcacagattatgcaaaatttgctctgaatcgtcgtgtgtgacacgaccgtacgactgtcccatacgacttctacatcgcaaatacgtcatgaatttatcgcttcagcgtcgtgcatcgtgtagtgtgaccgcagtctacgatgtttgaaacgataattaagcgacgatgcaacgtcacaaatcgtgccgtcgtagcgatctaaattgcactgtgtgacggtaccttaagagtttttcaagtggggtaccataaggatctgttctggccccagtgttgttcaacaattTTATAAATGATcttgataagggaactgaaggtaaactgatcaaatttgcagacaatgcaaagttaGGAGATCTAGCTAGCACTAGAGAAAAAAGAGAAAGGGCTGACTAAGATCTAGATAAGCTTCAACAAAGGGCAGCGACTAGTAGAATGGCATTTAACAGggaaaatgcaagattctacatttaGGCAAGAGAAAATGAAAATTCCATCTACAGAATGTTAGGGATAGGACCAAGCAACGGCAAGCgtgaaaaagacttgagtatacagtactaatagatcacaggctgcacatgagtcaacggtatgatacagcagcaaaaaaggcaaacacagttctaagatgtattaagagaagcatagcatCTAGATCATATGAAGTAATttcccccctctactcctccttcgtCAGTCCTCATgtggaatactgtgtccatttcCGGGcatcacatttaaaaaaagacattgtagaactggagcaagttcagtgaAGAGCTGCCAATATGGTGagaggactgcaaagtatgtcctgcgAGCAATGATTAAAgaatctgggaatatttagcttgcaaaataaggctaagaggagacctaatagctctcaacaaatatctgaagggatgtcacattaTAGAGAGATCGTgctcattctcatttgcacatggaaacacgagaagcaatggaatgaaa contains:
- the LOC138676037 gene encoding uncharacterized protein codes for the protein MSNRVEFIRDFIEIYQSFPCLWKIKSPEYCNREKRREGYLQLIELYNRQAPDEAANEAVIKKKIQALRTVWRKELNKVLQTTRSGASTEEVYVPKLWYFEHLNFLRDQEVPRTSTCLRLLAPVEPIVSENHAEQESQGQQDDSAQESTLDCSQDCTTTDLVEAAPARSQSRQVQRKRKATSDASNELLSLAKKVLTRNVSPALEGFGHYVVDKLAKMDDNQRILAERLILEAVNKGTDGDLDKNTCLVSSRPIQRTEPSNFNGWSQGQTSMRHNPHVSHFGQPPPNNSYTPIPLHMASPIRHQNFQPEQSSYQNL